One Ilumatobacter coccineus YM16-304 genomic window, CAAGTTGATTACGGCGCTCCCGGAGCGATGTAACCAACTCGGGCGCCGACGCCCGCTTCAGCAGGAACCGAGCCATTCGCGAACCAGCAGGTCAGCCGTGCCATCGAAGCGAAGTTGATGACGGCGCTCCGGGAGCGATGTAACCAACTTGGCGATTTCCCTCCGGGATCGAAATGACCAGGTTGCTCAGTCGGTGTCGCCGGTCGCAGCGTTCTGGAGGTCGTCGACGAACGTGTCGTCGAAGATCGTGTCGTCGATCTCGGCGTCGTCGATCATCAGCCACACGAACACCGCGGCGACCGCAGCGACCAGCGGGACGACGATGAACACCCAGACCTGACCGAGCGCATTGGGGTCGTTGTCGGAGAAGATCGCCGAGCCGAGCGAGCGAGCCGGGTTCATTCCGCCGCCGTCGATCCCGCCGAGCACCAGGTGGCCGATCGCGTACGCGAGCCCGGTGAACGCTGCGATCGACGCCTTCGACAAGCCCTGGCTGATCGACGAGAGCAACACGACGACCACGATGATCGTGAAGACGAGTTCGGCAGCCATGACCGATCCGAGCTCGCGGAAACCGCTGCGGTCCCAGCCGTTGGCGCCGAGGCTCGACCGCGTCTGGTCGTTGATCCCCCACACGACCGCGGCGCCGAGGATGCCGCCGGCGATCTGACCGATCCAGTCGCCGACCGCGTCGCGGATCGAGATCTCGCGCACGACGAGGAGCGCCAGCGTGAATGCCGGGTTGGCGACGGCGCCGATCACGCCGATCGCCACGGCGAGGCCCGCTCCGAACGACAGGGCGACAGCGAGGTCACTCGCCTGGCCGTTCGAGAGCACGATGAGCCCCGGCCCGGCGAGCATCAGCACCAAGGTGCCGACCAGTTCGGTGACGACGTTGCGCGACAGCCCGGCCGGCGCAGGGGTCGTACCGGAGGCACCGGTCGGCGGGGGGAACGAAGCAGCGTCGTCGGCCATGTCGCAACCGTACTCGTCGGCTTCGTCCCGACGGTGATGACCGAGGAGCGATGGTGCAGCGAACCCTGCTCG contains:
- a CDS encoding MIP/aquaporin family protein translates to MADDAASFPPPTGASGTTPAPAGLSRNVVTELVGTLVLMLAGPGLIVLSNGQASDLAVALSFGAGLAVAIGVIGAVANPAFTLALLVVREISIRDAVGDWIGQIAGGILGAAVVWGINDQTRSSLGANGWDRSGFRELGSVMAAELVFTIIVVVVLLSSISQGLSKASIAAFTGLAYAIGHLVLGGIDGGGMNPARSLGSAIFSDNDPNALGQVWVFIVVPLVAAVAAVFVWLMIDDAEIDDTIFDDTFVDDLQNAATGDTD